In Acidobacteriota bacterium, one genomic interval encodes:
- a CDS encoding 4Fe-4S dicluster domain-containing protein produces MTRWGMAIDLDRCTGCEACVVACAAENNIQTVGEEQAREGRTMHWLRIERYYEGEFPDVRTRFMPVLCQQCGAAPCEPVCPVYATYHNPEGLNAMVYSRCIGTRFCANNCPYTVRVFNWFDAEFPAPLDSQLNPDVSVRPGGVMEKCTFCVQRIQAGKDEAAQEEREVADGDVKTACQQSCPTKAIAFGDLEDPDSEVSKWAESPRAFSLLGDLDTRPGVVYLSGSEWREPAE; encoded by the coding sequence ATGACGCGTTGGGGCATGGCCATCGATCTCGACCGCTGCACCGGCTGCGAGGCCTGCGTCGTTGCCTGCGCGGCCGAGAACAACATCCAGACGGTCGGCGAGGAGCAGGCCCGCGAGGGCAGGACGATGCACTGGCTGCGGATCGAGCGCTACTACGAGGGCGAGTTCCCCGATGTCCGCACGCGCTTCATGCCGGTGCTCTGCCAGCAGTGCGGCGCCGCGCCCTGCGAGCCGGTCTGCCCGGTCTACGCGACGTACCACAACCCGGAAGGCCTGAACGCGATGGTGTACAGCCGCTGCATCGGCACGCGGTTCTGCGCCAACAACTGCCCGTACACCGTGCGCGTCTTCAACTGGTTCGACGCCGAGTTTCCGGCGCCGCTCGACTCGCAGTTGAACCCCGACGTGAGCGTTCGGCCCGGCGGCGTGATGGAGAAGTGCACATTCTGCGTCCAGCGCATCCAGGCCGGCAAGGACGAAGCCGCGCAGGAAGAGCGTGAGGTCGCGGACGGCGATGTGAAGACGGCTTGCCAGCAGTCCTGCCCGACGAAGGCGATCGCGTTCGGCGATCTCGAGGATCCGGACAGCGAGGTATCGAAGTGGGCCGAGTCGCCCCGAGCCTTCAGCCTGCTGGGCGATCTCGATACGCGGCCCGGAGTCGTCTACCTGAGTGGTTCCGAGTGGCGGGAGCCGGCCGAGTGA